A single window of Paenibacillus sp. FSL H8-0537 DNA harbors:
- the purN gene encoding phosphoribosylglycinamide formyltransferase: MAAKRIAVFASGQGTNFQALADAAWQGELDATIELLVCDKPSAPVIERARKAGVETFIFKPKDYPSREAHDSVILAELERRGIELIVLAGYMRIITPVLVEPFYGRMINIHPSLLPAFPGINAIRQALDYGVKLTGVTVHYVDGGLDSGPIIAQQAVGVADGETEDELAVRIQAAEQLLLPQVVRQIAGGRVQLDGRLVQIDVSKQAE, encoded by the coding sequence ATGGCAGCGAAGCGTATAGCCGTATTTGCATCAGGTCAAGGCACCAATTTTCAAGCCTTGGCCGATGCGGCATGGCAGGGGGAGCTCGATGCAACTATCGAGCTTCTTGTTTGTGATAAGCCGTCTGCTCCGGTTATCGAGCGGGCGCGCAAGGCTGGCGTAGAAACGTTTATTTTTAAACCGAAGGACTATCCGTCCCGCGAAGCGCATGACAGCGTTATTTTGGCGGAGCTTGAGCGCCGCGGCATTGAGCTGATTGTGCTGGCAGGCTATATGCGCATCATTACGCCGGTGCTGGTGGAGCCTTTCTATGGTCGAATGATCAATATCCATCCTTCACTGCTGCCAGCGTTTCCCGGCATAAATGCGATTCGCCAGGCACTTGATTACGGCGTGAAGCTGACGGGTGTCACCGTGCATTATGTGGACGGCGGTCTCGACAGCGGCCCGATTATTGCCCAGCAGGCGGTCGGGGTTGCAGACGGCGAGACGGAGGATGAGCTTGCGGTACGCATCCAAGCGGCGGAGCAGCTGCTGCTTCCGCAGGTCGTGCGGCAAATTGCTGGTGGACGGGTACAGCTGGACGGACGCTTGGTGCAGATTGATGTGAGCAAGCAAGCTGAATGA
- the purH gene encoding bifunctional phosphoribosylaminoimidazolecarboxamide formyltransferase/IMP cyclohydrolase, whose amino-acid sequence MAIRRALISVSDKTGIVEFSRELASQGVEIISTGGTFSLLEKEGIPVIGISDVTGFPEILDGRVKTLHPAVHSGLLAVRDDAEHQKVMEELGLSYIDLVVVNLYPFKQTIAKPDVEYADAIENIDIGGPTMLRSAAKNHAFVTVVVDAADYAAVLEEVKAGGDTTLETRKRLTAKVFRHTAAYDTLIAEYLSKQTGEELPESYTVTYEKVQDLRYGENPHQKAAFYSKPLASTGNITTAEQLHGKELSYNNINDANAALAIVKEFDEPAVVAVKHMNPCGVGTGADIHEAYQKAYAADPTSIFGGIVAANRVIGADTAELLGQIFLEIIIAPDFTPEALDILTKKKNIRLMKLGELSVAAADRKPELLVTTVDGGMLVQESDVRSLTEADLQFVTDRKPTEEELKQLLFGWKVVKHVKSNAILLAKNNMTIGVGAGQMNRVGAARIAIEQAGAQSAGAVLASDAFFPMGDTVELAAKAGITAIIQTGGSIKDAESIAAANANNIAMVLTGVRHFKH is encoded by the coding sequence ATGGCTATTCGTAGAGCATTAATCAGCGTATCCGATAAGACGGGTATTGTGGAGTTTTCGCGTGAGCTGGCAAGCCAAGGCGTGGAAATTATTTCGACAGGCGGAACATTCAGCTTATTGGAAAAAGAGGGCATTCCGGTTATCGGCATTTCCGATGTAACGGGCTTCCCGGAAATTTTGGATGGACGCGTCAAAACGCTGCACCCTGCTGTACATAGCGGCCTGCTCGCTGTGCGCGACGATGCAGAGCACCAGAAGGTGATGGAAGAGCTGGGCCTCAGCTACATCGACCTCGTTGTCGTAAATCTGTATCCGTTCAAGCAGACGATTGCTAAGCCGGATGTGGAATACGCAGATGCGATTGAAAACATCGATATCGGCGGTCCAACGATGCTGCGCTCTGCTGCGAAGAACCATGCATTCGTTACGGTTGTCGTAGACGCTGCGGATTACGCGGCTGTGCTGGAGGAAGTAAAAGCGGGCGGCGACACGACGCTTGAAACACGCAAGCGCTTGACGGCGAAAGTATTCCGTCATACAGCAGCTTACGATACGCTGATTGCTGAATATTTGTCCAAGCAGACAGGCGAAGAGCTTCCAGAAAGCTACACCGTTACTTATGAAAAAGTACAGGATCTCCGCTATGGCGAGAACCCGCATCAGAAGGCTGCTTTCTACAGCAAGCCGCTTGCTTCGACAGGCAACATTACGACAGCTGAGCAATTGCACGGCAAAGAGCTGTCCTACAATAACATTAATGATGCAAACGCAGCGCTTGCGATTGTTAAGGAATTTGATGAGCCAGCGGTTGTTGCCGTTAAGCATATGAATCCTTGCGGCGTAGGCACGGGCGCTGACATTCATGAAGCGTATCAAAAAGCGTATGCGGCTGATCCGACCTCGATCTTTGGCGGCATCGTTGCGGCGAACCGCGTAATCGGCGCAGACACAGCTGAGCTGCTGGGCCAAATTTTCCTTGAAATTATTATTGCGCCGGACTTTACGCCGGAAGCGCTGGATATTTTGACGAAAAAGAAAAACATTCGCCTCATGAAGCTCGGCGAGCTTTCCGTTGCTGCGGCTGACCGCAAGCCTGAGCTGCTCGTGACGACGGTTGACGGCGGCATGCTCGTACAGGAAAGCGATGTTCGCAGCCTGACGGAAGCAGACCTGCAATTCGTAACTGACCGCAAGCCGACTGAGGAAGAGCTGAAGCAATTGCTGTTTGGCTGGAAAGTCGTGAAGCATGTGAAATCGAATGCGATTTTGCTGGCGAAAAATAATATGACGATTGGCGTAGGCGCAGGCCAAATGAACCGTGTAGGCGCTGCTCGCATCGCAATCGAGCAGGCTGGTGCGCAGTCCGCTGGCGCTGTACTGGCGTCGGATGCCTTTTTCCCAATGGGCGATACGGTTGAGCTGGCAGCTAAAGCTGGCATTACGGCGATTATCCAAACGGGCGGCTCCATTAAGGATGCCGAATCGATTGCCGCAGCAAATGCCAACAACATTGCCATGGTACTGACTGGCGTTCGTCATTTCAAGCATTAA
- the purD gene encoding phosphoribosylamine--glycine ligase, with amino-acid sequence MRILVVGGGGREHAIVWALKKSEKVRSIYCAPGNAGIAQLAECVPLAVNQFDELVEFAKDAAIDLVFIGPDDPLADGIVDAFEAHQIPVYGPNKAAAEIEGSKIFMKNLLKKYNIPTAKYETFTEYEAASAYLQAQQTPIVIKADGLAAGKGVTVAFTMEEAQQALKEAMLDKVFGDAGNQIVIEEFLEGQEMSILAFVDGETVRAMVPAQDHKPIFDGDKGPNTGGMGTYTPLPHIDQAIIDESIANIIIPTAKAMVSEGRPFRGVLFAGLMITKDGPKTIEFNARMGDPETQVVLPRLETDLVDIVLASLNGRLEQLDITWSDEAAVCVIMASEGYPASYPKGRVIEGLAKAEAQGALVFHAGTAEKDGQFVTSGGRVLGVVGRGRDIAQARARAYDAVGVIHFDGMQSRSDIAAKALV; translated from the coding sequence ATGCGAATTTTAGTAGTAGGCGGCGGTGGCCGCGAGCATGCGATCGTATGGGCGCTGAAAAAAAGCGAGAAGGTCCGCAGCATCTATTGTGCGCCGGGCAATGCAGGCATCGCGCAGCTGGCAGAATGCGTGCCGCTGGCTGTCAATCAATTTGACGAGCTGGTAGAGTTCGCTAAAGATGCGGCTATCGATCTCGTATTTATCGGCCCAGATGATCCGCTGGCGGACGGCATCGTTGATGCGTTCGAAGCACATCAAATTCCGGTATACGGTCCGAATAAAGCGGCAGCGGAAATTGAAGGCAGCAAAATTTTTATGAAAAATTTGCTCAAGAAATACAATATTCCGACGGCTAAATATGAGACGTTTACCGAATATGAGGCGGCTTCCGCTTATTTGCAGGCACAGCAGACGCCTATCGTCATTAAAGCGGATGGACTTGCGGCAGGCAAGGGTGTAACCGTGGCCTTTACGATGGAAGAAGCACAGCAGGCGCTGAAAGAAGCGATGCTGGATAAAGTGTTTGGCGATGCGGGCAACCAAATCGTAATTGAGGAGTTTTTGGAAGGACAGGAAATGTCCATCCTTGCGTTCGTAGATGGCGAGACGGTGCGGGCCATGGTGCCGGCACAGGATCACAAGCCGATTTTCGACGGCGATAAAGGTCCGAATACGGGCGGTATGGGCACGTATACGCCGCTGCCGCATATTGATCAGGCGATTATCGACGAGTCGATTGCGAACATCATTATTCCAACGGCAAAAGCGATGGTTAGCGAAGGCCGCCCGTTCCGCGGCGTATTGTTCGCAGGTCTGATGATTACGAAGGATGGCCCGAAAACGATTGAGTTCAATGCGCGTATGGGCGATCCGGAAACACAGGTTGTGCTTCCGCGTCTGGAAACCGATCTTGTCGACATCGTATTGGCCTCGCTGAACGGCAGGCTGGAGCAGCTTGATATTACTTGGAGTGATGAGGCAGCGGTCTGCGTCATTATGGCTTCCGAGGGTTATCCGGCCTCGTATCCGAAGGGCCGCGTCATTGAAGGGCTGGCGAAAGCCGAAGCGCAAGGCGCGCTTGTGTTCCATGCGGGAACAGCTGAGAAGGACGGCCAGTTCGTAACAAGTGGCGGACGTGTGCTAGGTGTTGTCGGCCGCGGCCGTGACATCGCGCAGGCACGTGCTCGTGCTTATGATGCGGTAGGCGTTATCCATTTCGATGGTATGCAGAGCCGTTCGGATATTGCGGCGAAAGCACTGGTGTAA